In Lacibacter sp. H375, one DNA window encodes the following:
- the trpD gene encoding anthranilate phosphoribosyltransferase: protein MKKILQLLFEHKSLDRQQAKDVLLNIGKGIYNEHEITAFMTVYLMRSITIEELQGFRDALLELCVPVDLNGHAVLDIVGTGGDGKNTFNISTLSCFIVAGAGQKVAKHGNYGASTISGASNVMEQLGYKFKNNVDQLKREVEEANICFMHAPMFHPALKTVGPIRKNLGMRTFFNMLGPMVNPASPAYQLVGVFSLEMARVYNYLLQQAGGAFTIIHSLDGYDEISLTNDTKVITNKGEFIMTPEQLGKRMVQQTDIHGGNSIEEAAKIFTKILSGEGTWAQNAVVMANAAMGLYCTGAYKTYDDAFAAAVESLESGRANNCLKKLIELQ, encoded by the coding sequence ATGAAAAAGATACTTCAGTTACTGTTTGAACATAAAAGCCTGGATCGTCAACAGGCGAAAGATGTGCTGCTGAACATTGGCAAGGGCATTTACAACGAACATGAGATCACAGCTTTCATGACAGTGTATCTCATGCGCAGCATTACTATCGAAGAGCTGCAAGGCTTCCGTGATGCGTTGCTTGAACTTTGTGTGCCGGTTGATTTGAATGGACATGCAGTACTCGATATTGTCGGCACAGGTGGTGATGGAAAAAACACCTTCAACATTTCAACGCTCTCTTGTTTTATTGTGGCTGGTGCAGGACAAAAAGTTGCGAAGCATGGTAACTATGGTGCATCAACCATCAGTGGTGCAAGTAATGTAATGGAACAGCTGGGTTATAAATTCAAGAACAATGTTGATCAGCTGAAACGTGAAGTGGAAGAGGCAAATATTTGTTTCATGCATGCGCCGATGTTTCACCCGGCATTAAAAACAGTTGGGCCTATCCGTAAGAATCTCGGGATGCGTACCTTCTTTAATATGCTGGGGCCAATGGTGAATCCTGCAAGTCCGGCGTATCAGTTGGTGGGCGTGTTTAGTTTAGAGATGGCGAGAGTGTATAATTATTTATTGCAACAAGCAGGTGGAGCATTCACCATCATTCATAGTTTGGATGGATATGATGAAATATCCTTGACCAACGATACAAAAGTGATCACCAACAAAGGTGAGTTCATTATGACTCCTGAACAGTTGGGCAAACGCATGGTACAGCAAACTGATATACATGGTGGCAACAGCATTGAAGAAGCAGCAAAGATCTTTACAAAGATCTTAAGCGGCGAAGGAACATGGGCGCAGAACGCAGTGGTAATGGCGAATGCAGCAATGGGTTTGTATTGCACAGGTGCATATAAAACTTATGATGATGCATTTGCGGCGGCAGTTGAAAGTTTGGAAAGTGGACGGGCAAATAACTGTTTGAAAAAATTGATTGAATTACAATAA
- the trpC gene encoding indole-3-glycerol phosphate synthase TrpC — translation MNILDKIIVQKRIEVEERKAKVSVIELQQQPLYARPVLSLKQFLLDDTKTGIIAEFKRQSPSKGVINGKADVVEVTTAYTNNGASCLSVLTDEQFFGGSTNDLLKARVNEIPILRKDFIVDEYQITEAKAMGADVILLIAACLTSAEVKRLAIFAKSLGLEVLLELHAEEELEHICEETEIVGINNRNLKTFEVDIERSLRMAKQIPADKIKVAESGISSVENILLFKANGFRGFLIGENFMKEENPGKAFEQFTQQLKKAEA, via the coding sequence ATGAATATTTTAGATAAGATCATTGTTCAGAAACGAATTGAAGTAGAGGAGCGTAAAGCAAAAGTGAGTGTAATTGAATTACAGCAGCAACCGTTGTATGCAAGACCGGTTCTTTCGTTGAAACAGTTTCTGCTCGATGATACAAAGACAGGAATTATTGCAGAGTTTAAACGTCAGTCGCCATCCAAGGGTGTGATCAATGGCAAGGCTGATGTGGTGGAAGTAACAACGGCTTACACAAACAACGGTGCATCCTGTTTGAGTGTGTTAACCGATGAACAGTTCTTTGGCGGCAGTACAAACGATCTGCTGAAAGCAAGAGTGAACGAAATCCCTATCTTAAGAAAAGATTTCATTGTTGATGAATACCAAATCACAGAAGCAAAGGCCATGGGTGCTGATGTGATTTTGCTCATCGCTGCCTGTTTAACCTCTGCAGAAGTAAAACGTTTAGCGATCTTTGCTAAATCGCTTGGGCTGGAAGTGTTGCTGGAACTGCATGCAGAAGAAGAACTGGAACATATTTGTGAGGAAACCGAAATTGTTGGTATCAACAACCGCAATCTTAAAACATTTGAAGTGGATATTGAACGGAGTTTACGCATGGCCAAACAAATTCCGGCGGATAAAATTAAAGTAGCAGAGAGCGGAATCAGCTCCGTTGAAAATATATTATTGTTCAAAGCAAACGGGTTCAGGGGATTTTTGATCGGTGAAAATTTTATGAAAGAAGAGAATCCCGGAAAAGCATTTGAACAATTCACCCAACAATTAAAAAAAGCAGAAGCATGA
- a CDS encoding phosphoribosylanthranilate isomerase, with product MNIKVCGITQLKQVQQLEGLDIDFVGFIFDKNSPRYVEGKLDKKEIKKADYDMKKVGVFVNPSYSDILDAIEDYGLDVVQLHGEETPEFCSDLNEDVEVIKVFHIDESVKDIDGLVAPYDEACDYYLFDTKSGNQKGGTGKQFEWDVIAKSKIEKPFFLSGGIGIEDVKRIKAFKHPDFYGVDVNSKVEKAPGEKDMSLVLQFKLGMK from the coding sequence ATGAATATTAAAGTTTGCGGTATTACCCAATTGAAACAGGTACAACAGTTAGAAGGATTAGATATTGATTTTGTCGGATTTATTTTCGACAAGAATTCTCCCCGTTATGTGGAAGGAAAGCTGGATAAGAAAGAGATCAAGAAAGCGGATTACGACATGAAGAAAGTGGGGGTGTTTGTGAATCCATCGTACAGCGATATCCTGGATGCAATTGAAGATTATGGTTTGGATGTGGTGCAACTGCATGGTGAAGAAACGCCTGAGTTTTGCTCTGATCTCAATGAAGATGTGGAAGTGATCAAAGTATTTCATATTGATGAATCGGTGAAAGATATTGATGGGTTGGTAGCGCCTTATGATGAAGCATGTGACTATTATTTGTTTGATACAAAGAGCGGTAATCAGAAAGGTGGCACAGGGAAACAATTCGAATGGGATGTTATTGCAAAAAGTAAAATTGAAAAACCGTTTTTCCTGAGTGGTGGTATTGGTATTGAAGATGTTAAACGCATCAAAGCATTTAAGCATCCTGATTTTTATGGTGTGGATGTTAACAGCAAAGTGGAGAAAGCACCCGGTGAAAAAGATATGAGTTTAGTGTTGCAGTTTAAGTTAGGGATGAAATAG
- a CDS encoding phosphoribosylanthranilate isomerase gives MRIKVCGMTDLQQMHQLGEMGVEFAGMIFYHKSPRFVLKHLNGVQVKRAKLKVYKVGVFVNASYDEIINHVENFGLDMVQLHGDETPKFCEKVSDYISVIKAFRITDDDNIPWKIKDYVEAVDMYMFDTMGAGYGGTGKKFNWNMLKGLNIGKPFFLSGGIEPTDAAAIKEFAKEEVAKDLFALDMNSKFETMPGMKDMELVKKFVGELRG, from the coding sequence ATGAGAATTAAAGTTTGCGGCATGACCGATTTGCAACAGATGCACCAATTAGGAGAAATGGGTGTTGAGTTTGCCGGAATGATCTTTTACCACAAATCACCAAGGTTTGTGTTGAAGCATTTAAACGGTGTGCAGGTGAAACGGGCGAAGCTGAAAGTTTACAAGGTGGGTGTGTTTGTAAATGCGTCGTATGATGAGATCATTAACCATGTAGAGAATTTTGGGTTGGACATGGTACAGTTGCATGGTGATGAAACACCGAAGTTCTGTGAAAAGGTATCGGATTATATTTCTGTGATCAAAGCATTCCGTATTACTGATGATGATAATATTCCCTGGAAGATCAAAGATTATGTGGAAGCGGTGGATATGTATATGTTTGATACGATGGGTGCAGGTTACGGCGGCACGGGAAAAAAGTTTAACTGGAATATGCTCAAAGGCTTGAACATCGGTAAACCATTTTTCTTAAGTGGAGGCATTGAGCCAACCGATGCAGCAGCCATCAAAGAGTTTGCAAAAGAAGAAGTAGCAAAGGATCTGTTTGCATTGGATATGAACAGCAAGTTTGAAACAATGCCCGGCATGAAGGATATGGAACTGGTGAAGAAGTTTGTGGGTGAGTTGAGAGGATGA
- a CDS encoding WD40/YVTN/BNR-like repeat-containing protein, translating into MRVVVIILFSLFTLLAKAQSPSILDLVVIGKDTIVASTYDMSIIVSNDGGKTWKTTQRQLMKKLGLDGTRIWGIDSWIGIHERSYSRLFYSDDIGKTWKQIELNTGLFFAMEFIEIGGRLWIVDDRGNLWEHRNTNVETSFSWKKRTNFEEYNGGFDVYAVGDTYSKITRDTICLFNVKSKKYRKYINPVESTRLSLHLDSTTVFQVTNSGAMVKVDLKTLKISLVTRIEDVKWLQSLLYVNSNFYILGSESKGNYEDAVLTRINSKFEPKKIEGLKGLDHDFCFIDKYKRIWIGTTKGMFVLEPGSDKCRQIL; encoded by the coding sequence ATGAGAGTTGTAGTAATTATTTTATTTAGCCTTTTTACTTTGTTAGCAAAAGCCCAATCGCCATCTATTCTTGATTTGGTTGTGATTGGTAAGGATACAATTGTTGCATCAACTTATGATATGTCAATAATTGTGTCAAATGATGGCGGGAAAACGTGGAAGACGACCCAACGTCAATTAATGAAAAAGTTGGGCTTGGATGGTACACGTATTTGGGGTATTGATAGTTGGATCGGAATACACGAGAGAAGTTATTCCAGACTTTTTTATTCCGATGATATTGGTAAGACATGGAAACAAATCGAGTTAAATACAGGTTTGTTTTTTGCAATGGAGTTTATTGAAATTGGAGGTAGGCTTTGGATTGTTGATGATCGGGGAAATTTGTGGGAACATAGGAATACAAATGTTGAAACAAGTTTTAGCTGGAAAAAAAGAACAAACTTCGAAGAATACAATGGAGGATTCGATGTTTATGCTGTAGGGGATACTTATAGCAAAATAACGAGAGATACAATTTGCTTGTTCAATGTTAAAAGCAAGAAGTATAGAAAGTATATTAACCCTGTCGAATCTACAAGATTGTCTTTGCATTTGGATAGTACTACTGTCTTTCAGGTGACAAATTCAGGGGCAATGGTTAAAGTTGACTTGAAAACATTAAAGATTTCTTTGGTTACAAGAATCGAAGATGTAAAATGGCTACAATCGCTGTTATATGTGAACTCTAATTTTTACATTTTAGGGAGTGAGAGTAAAGGAAATTATGAAGATGCAGTTCTAACTAGGATAAATTCAAAATTTGAGCCTAAAAAAATTGAAGGGCTGAAAGGATTAGATCATGATTTCTGTTTTATTGATAAATATAAACGGATATGGATTGGCACAACTAAGGGAATGTTTGTACTTGAACCTGGCAGTGATAAATGTAGACAGATTCTATAA
- the trpB gene encoding tryptophan synthase subunit beta — protein METTYQKPSSQGYYGKFGGAYIPEMLHRNVEELQSRYLDIMSDAAFQKEFRGLLKDYVGRPTPLFYAKRLSKQFNTNIWLKREDLCHTGAHKINNTVGQILLAERLGKKRIIAETGAGQHGVATATVCALKGVECIVYMGEKDIERQAPNVARMKMLGATVVPATSGSKTLKDATNEAIRDWINNPNDTHYIIGSVVGPHPYPDMVAKFQSVISEEMRWQLKEHTGNDLPTHVMACVGGGSNAAGAFYHFLDELSVKLIAVEAAGHGVNSGMSAATTQLGKPGVLHGSKSLLMQTADGQVVEPHSISAGLDYPGIGPMHANLFESGRGIFLSATDEEALAAAFEVSKLEGIIPALETAHAFAVLHNYKFKEDDQVIICLSGRGDKDLATYMKAMEGRV, from the coding sequence ATGGAAACAACATATCAAAAACCTTCTTCGCAAGGTTATTACGGAAAATTCGGTGGAGCATATATTCCTGAAATGCTGCATCGGAATGTGGAGGAATTGCAGAGCCGATACCTCGATATTATGAGCGATGCTGCTTTTCAAAAAGAGTTCAGGGGGTTGCTGAAAGATTATGTCGGTCGTCCTACACCGTTATTTTATGCAAAGCGGTTGAGCAAACAATTCAACACAAATATCTGGCTGAAGCGGGAAGATCTTTGTCATACCGGAGCACATAAGATCAATAACACGGTGGGACAAATTTTGCTGGCTGAACGTCTCGGTAAAAAACGCATCATTGCAGAAACTGGTGCAGGACAACATGGTGTGGCAACTGCAACAGTGTGTGCGTTGAAGGGCGTGGAGTGTATTGTGTACATGGGCGAAAAAGATATTGAACGCCAGGCGCCTAATGTGGCTCGTATGAAAATGTTGGGTGCAACAGTGGTGCCTGCAACAAGCGGCAGTAAAACATTAAAAGATGCAACGAATGAAGCCATTCGTGACTGGATCAATAATCCTAACGATACGCATTACATCATTGGCAGTGTGGTAGGTCCGCATCCTTATCCTGATATGGTAGCGAAATTTCAAAGTGTGATCAGCGAAGAAATGCGTTGGCAGTTGAAGGAACATACAGGCAACGATTTGCCAACGCATGTAATGGCATGTGTGGGTGGTGGCAGTAATGCAGCCGGTGCGTTCTATCATTTCTTAGATGAGTTGAGTGTGAAGTTGATCGCCGTTGAAGCAGCAGGCCATGGTGTAAACAGTGGCATGAGTGCTGCAACAACACAACTTGGTAAACCCGGTGTGTTGCATGGCAGTAAAAGTTTGTTGATGCAAACAGCAGATGGACAGGTGGTGGAGCCGCATAGTATTTCGGCCGGTTTGGATTACCCGGGTATTGGTCCAATGCATGCGAATTTGTTTGAAAGTGGACGTGGTATATTTTTAAGTGCAACAGATGAAGAAGCGTTGGCTGCTGCATTTGAAGTGAGTAAGTTGGAAGGGATTATTCCGGCGTTGGAAACAGCGCATGCGTTTGCAGTGTTGCATAATTATAAGTTTAAAGAAGACGACCAGGTGATCATTTGTTTGAGTGGAAGAGGGGATAAGGATCTGGCGACGTATATGAAGGCAATGGAAGGAAGAGTATAG